Within the Bacillus sp. FSL K6-3431 genome, the region ATGATCCACTATCAGCTAAGATTAAGAGATGTTTTAAAAAACTCATTCATTGTCTCACTTGCCTATTTTCCAACAACATTATTAATTATCATCTTTGGTGGAATATGTTTACTTATAATTATCTACGTTCCTGTAACATTTCTCATCATTTTTAGCATTTGGGCAAATATAAATTTTTTACTTTGTAACCGCTCTTTTAATAAAATTGAAAAGTTGAAAACCGTGCCAGCCTTAGAGGAATGAACCTTCTCATTCTTCTAAGGCTGTAAGAAAGTCTCGTCGACTTTTTTATAGTTACAAAAGCACTTATCAAACTTCGTGACTAGTAAAGATCACTCCGTCCAGGTCAATTTCACTAGGTGTGATTCACTTTATTCGTAATATCACTTATCATCTCGTGTATATCAACTTCCTAATCTTGGTTACGGATAACTCACCGATTTTATGAGCCACTCACCGATTTTGCGAGCCACTCGCTGATTTTACGAGCCGCTCACCGGTTTTACGAGCCACTCGCCGATTTTGTGAGCCACTCGCTGATTTTACGAGCCGCTCACCGATTTTGTGAGCCACTCGCTGATTTTACGAGCCGCTCACCGATTTTGTGAGCCGCTCACCGATTTTGTGAGCCACTCACCGATTTTGCGAGCCACTCGCTGATTTTACGAGTCAAGTCCAGACAATTGTGTAATTTAGTTTACAATGTTTTCTTTATGATGTTTAGTTATAGTTGGCTATTTTATTTCATCAAGTGAAAAGGGGGTACCCCCTTTTCACTTGATGAAATTGTCATTTTATAAACTCTTTTTTCCGCTTCGTTCTCTGTTTTCATAATCCATTAGTATTGCACCGATAAGTCGAAATGCAGATTGATTATTCGGGAAGATACGTATGACTCTTTCTCTCCTGCGAACCTCCTGATTAAGCCTTTCAAGTGAATTTGTGCTCGCTAGATAACGATGATAACGAGAAGGCTGGTTGAGAAATTGAATGGCATCTTCGAAGCCATCCTCTAAAATTTCAATTGCTTTCTGGACCTTTGCTTCTTCTTCATATTTATCGACAAATTGCTCTTTATATTGGCGAGCTTCTTCTACTGAAATACTATTAAAGATGCGCCTCATGTCAGCGATTATTTGTTTTGATTCTTTTTTTGGCAATCGTTCAATGATATTCCGTTTAAAATGGACAGTGCAACGTTGCCAAGAAGTGCCTATGAATTCCCGCTGAATTGCTTTTTTCAGTCCTTCATGAGCGTCTGAAATAATAAGTTTTGGAGACTGAAGAGCACGTCCTTTCAGGTGTTGGAAGAATCCTTGCCATGCCTCAAAACTCTCAACATGATCGATTTTTAGTCCAATCACTTCACGTCTCTTGTTTTCATTTATCGCTGTAGCGATATAAACTGCCTTGGAAATCACTTTATTATGTTCCCGGACCTTGATATACATGGCATCTGCATAAACGTACGGATAGTACATGGTATTTAGAGGGCGGTTTGCCCACTCATTTACGATTGGATCTAGCTTTCCAGTAAGGGAAGATACGAACGATTTAGAGACGTTTTCTCCACACAGTTGTTGAACGACATTTGTGACTTTTCGAGTGGAAATCCCATTGACCACCATCTCTAACATCGACAATACAAAGGCCTGATCTACACGGGAAAACTTTTCAAACACGGAGGGAGAAAAGTGTCCCTCACGGGTTCTCGGGACTCGCAGTTGAACCCTTCCAATACTAAGGAGAAGCTCTCGCTCGTAGTAGCCATTTCGGTAATCAATGCGTTCGATCGAGCGCTCGTAGGCAGCTGCTTGGAGATAATCATCGCGTTCCTTCTCCATATATTCATTTAGGACAAGTACAATCGTGGATTTTACTACCGCTTCCAGGTTTGAATTTAGCACTGAGTCTTTTAAAATTTCAATATCTAGGTTAAAATTAAGTTGGGTCATCATCAATTCCTCCTCAATGTGATCGTGGTTGAAAACATTGTAACATGAGGTCTTGATGAGACCTTTTCTTTTTACACAATTATACGGACTCTATCATTTTACGAGCCGCTCACCGATTTTGGTATTTACCACGGAAGATAAATTAACCATAAATAAATACCCACCTACAGTTAATTCACTTTCACTTTTTCTTCCTCTGGATTAACAATTACGATCTTTCCATCCTCTAGTTCCATTCTGACTTTATTCGAATCCACGATCCCGATTGCCTGTAAATAATTTTCTGGTACTTGGATTCTTCTTGCACTATCGAGTACAGCCAACTCTACATGAGTATCTTGTCCTTCGTCTGAACTCTCTTCATCCAATGTCATATTCGCATAAGCTGAACGACGCAAAATTTCACTTGATGTTTTACCATCGCGAATAGCGACGACTCTATCCATTTTTCTCGTAAGCTGGGAATCATGGGTCACGATAACGATCGTAACTCCGAGTTCACGATTCAAGTTCCGCAAAACATCAAGAATAATATCTGCCGTTTTCGTATCTACACTTCCAGTTGGTTCGTCTGCCAAAATTAAACTCGGTTGATTAGCGAGAGATATGGCGATGGCGACACGTTGTTGCTCCCCACCTGAAAGGGAGTGTAATTTGCTATTGAACCTATGTCCCATGCCGACCATCTCTAGCAATTCTTTTGCTTGCTCACGTTTATAGCGACCTTTAATCAACATCGGAAGCTCCACATTTTCAACAGCTGATAAATAAGGAATCAGATTTCTTGCATTGTTTTGCCATACAAATCCGACCGTTTCCAGTTTATATTTTACTAGGTCCTTATCAGACATTCTCAGCAAATCTTTTCCACCAACAATTAGTTTTCCAGCAGTTGGTCTGTCAAGTCCACCTAGCATGTTTAATAAAGTTGACTTACCACTTCCGCTATTACCGATAATGCCCATAAGCTCACCTTTATCCACTTGCAAATCGAGTCCCTGCAAGGCTATGACCTCATGATCATCATCAATCTTATAAATTTTCATTAAGTTTTGGCATTGTATCATGTTAATCCTCACCTAACTTTATCGCTTGATGGATCTTAATTTTCCTTAAAAAGCCGATTAAAATTGCAGATCCGAGCACAAGCATCAGTAAGACAAAAATGTAAATTTTTATTTCGTCACTGGCATTAGATACAACGGAAAATGGCGGCATCATATTTTGTACATTTAAAGATAGTTTAAATAAAGGTACGAATAACTGACTTGTAATTCCTCCAACAGTAATACCTAACAGACAAGCAAAACCAGAAGTTAATAACTGTTCAGAAATCAAAATACCGATTAATTTCGACATTGGAATCCCCATTGCCCTATAAATTCCATATTGTAACGTTCTCGATCTAATCGTCAAAATCCAGTAAAGAATGAATCCGATAAAAGAAATCATCAGTGAGATCAGAAAACCTAATGTCATTGTTCCGTTTAATCCAAGCAATAAGGCACTATTTTTCAACTCTACTATACTTGGGTACACATCATTCATTGCTAGCACTGGTATTTTCTTTTCTTTAATACTCTCATAAAAGTTAGCCCGAGTTGCTTCAGGGTGTAACTTCATCCATACTTCATAAGGTTCTAGCCCAATCATATTCTGTACATAGGGCAAATTCGCAACGACAAGTGCCCCCGATTGCTCACTGTCTTCAGCCTTTTCAAGAGGATTGAACGCTGGCCAGTAATCAATGATTCCATATATAACAAATTCACCTGTATCTGAGCCTCCCCAACTCATGGAAAGATAATCTCCTTCTTTCACTCCTAGAGATTTAGCAGCGTTTGCTGAAATCAGTATCCCACTCGGTTCTTTTGCGAGTAAATTTAAATATTGATACCAATGATGAGGTAGTAGGGATGATTTGAACCACGCTACCTCTCCAAATGATTTTGGCTCGATTGCCAATAGCTTTGGATAATGAATGCTTTTTTCATTAGATGTAAGCGTGATATCATTTTTTTTAAACACCTTTGCAGCCTTAGCAACTTCCTCCAGCTGTGTGAACGGGTCAAATGGTGGTTCAGTATAAACAACTTGTTCTATTTCCGTAAGGTCTAATTCATCCGTTTTTTCCTCTTCTGAACCGGATCCAGAAGGTGCACTTGGAGACATATATGCAGGCATTGACGCAGGCTTGTTACTATTCCACTTCACAGCGACTCGGACTTCAGCACCATTTTTATAAAGCAGTTGCTCTTCTAAATTGAGATTAATCGTCCGTGCAGCGCTAGCACTGAATACTCCCATTCCTATCGTCATCACTAGAAATAACATAAGGAATTGATACTGTTTGGAAGACCGACTTACTTGTAAAAATGTACTGTATAACGATACAGACCAAAACCTTTCTCCTATTTTATAAATAAGGGCTAAAACCCATGGATAAATCCGCAGGATAAATAAACCAGCTCCAATAATGAACAACGCGGGAATAAAGAATAAAATCGGATCTATCATTAGATCGGCAGGATCACCATCAAATGCGAGTAATTCTTTTTGCCTACGATTAAATGTCCACAGACCATAAATCGAAACACCAAGCAAAGCTAACTCGATAAAAACGGTATACCATTTCTGCCCACCGATATTTCTAGCAATATCTTGTTTATGATTTACGATACTGCGTCCAGATGCTTGATAAACTGGTATCATAATCATAATAATCGAGACAGCAACAGCAAGAAACGCATAGAAAAATGACTTGGCTGACAACTTAATAGGAAGAGCAGATCTTTGGACAAATTCCAAAAATCCATTGGATGCTCCAAGCACTTTACAAAGCAATAAGCCAAGAAAAGGACCAATGAAGAATGCAAACAGTCCTAATATAGCAATCTCTATAAAATATATTGCTAGAATTTGAATCCGACTTGCTCCACGACTAGAAAATACAGCAATTTCATTTAATTGCCGTTCAATAATCAATCGTGAGATCATATACAGATAAACAGCAAGCATAATTAACACAGGTACATTCAGCGACCACAACATGACAGACAGCTGATCTCCCTTATGCTCAAATGAAATAAGAATACTTTTTATTGGAAAATGAAATAAAATCGATGCCTTTTTTACACTAGAAACGGATGACTTCAGCTTTCTCTCTAAACCTAGCAATCGAGAAATGTCTTCATCTGTTATTTTGTGATAATCAAACGCTGTACTAAACCTTCCGATACCTAGCAACCCTTCATGATTGGCCACAAGTTCATTACGAAACCATTTCTCATGAACAATGAAGTCATCACTGAATTTATTCTGAACTAGCGACCAATATTGGCCCTCGTTCCCTGCCGGCTGAAAAGCTCCCACTGGCTTTATAATAAACTGATTGTCATCATCACCAAGAATAAAGGTTGTGCCAAGGACCATATCTCTTTCAAGCAATGCTTGTTCTGAGACGAGTACCTCTATTACCCCATCTACAGGCTCAGCAACTGGAAATTTGCCATCAGTAAGCGTGACATTTTTTTCAATATTAGTTAACATCATTAACTTACCAGGCTTTAGGGACTTCGCCCTCCTTGCTTCCTCTTCATACATTGCTTTTAATGGTGTTGTCCCAACTATATTTACGTCAGCTAATACAGGAATTCCGGCTTCAGTTACAATATCTTTTTTTATCGACTCTACCCTGGAAAGCGCTTCTCCTGGTTGTTTAACAATGGACGTTGCAAATGTATCAGAAAAACTAAATTCACCTGGAAATTCATTTTTACTCGTTTGATGGTCTTCTAGTTCCTTTAACAGCATTTTTTGCATCACACTTGACGTGTAGGTCGGGATGCTTGATACGAGTGAGACTGTAATAAGCAAACCAAGGAATAAGCTACCTGTAAGCCATCGATTATTTAGCATTTTGCGAAATATTAATTGTAAGATTGCCACACACTTATTCCCCCTCTACTTCAAAATGATGATGTCCCCTTCATTTAGTCCTTTGAGAACCTCAGCCTCTGTAGCGGATATAATTCCAGCTTCAATATCAACTTCTCGTTTCGTATTATCGGCCATGACTTGTACATAATTTCGGCCATTTGTTGTTCTCAAGCCATTTTTAGGAATAATCAACGTATCGGCATTTTTGGCAGTAATAATTTCAATACCTGCGATCTCACCAACTTTCACATCTTTTGGCCAGGAGTCAATACTAACAACAATCGTTTTGCTATAATGGTCAGGATCTTTTTGATAAATATCTTGTGGTACATCCTTAGGCGTTTGAATGACCTTCCCTTTTAAGTCTTTGCCTTTTAAGTCAACTATAGCTTCCATACCTCCGGTAACTTCAGCAATATCGGCAGCATTTATCGCTGTATACTCCACATGGAAGTCAGAGGTTTCTGCTACTTGAAAAATAGATTCATAGGCAGGTACAGTCTCCCCTTGGCGAATCTCACTTACGAAGGTAACTACCCCATTCATCGGGGCGGTGATTTTAGCCTCAGCAAGTTGAGAGTTCATTTGATAAAGTCGATTATTTAAGCTTTGTACATCTAACTTGCCAATTTCAATCGAGTATTTATCTGCATTTTCCGCCCTCAATTGCTCCAGTCTAATTTCAGCTTTTTTCAATTCAATACGCGCTTGATCAATATCAAAAATTAAGCTTCCAGTTTCAATTTCCGCTAATGTATCCCCTTTTTCTACTAAATCTCCTTTTACTACAAACACCTTCTGGAGTCTACCACCATCTTTCGTATAAAATAAATCATGCTGACTTTTAGGCACAAGTACGCCTGAGCCTTTTACTCGCTTCACTATCTCGCCGTTAGTTACTTCTGCAGTATCATAGTCCATTTGAGCGGGTTCCACTAGTGGAGGAGCAAGCACTGGTTCTTCCTTAGGTAAAAAAGAGCAGCCGCCCATAATTGCACCCATCAGCGCCACTGCGCCGACACTTCCCCACGATAGCGATTTAAACGGTAACTTCGTTTTTTCGGTATGCAATGGTCTGATCCTCCAATGTATAGACGTGTTCTAATATTTCAAGAATGCCTGGGTCATGGGTAGTCATAATAATCGTTGTCGTACGGCTTTTTACGAGTTCCTGAAAAGCATGAATGATGCGAAACGCCATTTTACTGTCTAACTCCGCCGTTGGTTCATCAGCTAAAATAATAGGAGGTTTGGCAGAAATCGCTCTAGCAATTGCTACTCTTTGTTGTTCACCACCTGATAACTCAAAAGGACGATGCTTCGCCCTTTTGGTCAATCCTACAAGATCGATCGATTCTCCAATCATCCTTGCCCATTCTTTTCTAGGAACACCTGCAATTCTAAGCCCAAATTCAATATTTTCCTCCACCGTCATCAACGGAACTAGACCATAGGATTGAAAAACAAAGCCCATCTGCGTCCTACGCATTTCAGATCGTTGTTTTTCATTATATTGATCTATCGGTTTTCCCGCGATATAAATTTCGCCACTTGTAGGTCGATCAAGTGCACCAATTAAATTAAGCAAAGTCGTCTTTCCAGACCCTGATCTTCCTCTTAGAGCAACGAGTTCATTCGGTTCTATCGTTAAATTGATTCCATCTAATACATTAACTTTTTTGTTACCGCTTCCAAAAGACTTAACGATATTATCGACTCTTACAAGAGCTTCCATATTCCACCACGTTTCCAGCCTCTGATCGTAGTCAAGGCTTCTATAAGTAAAAAGTAGATTCTTACTTCAATAAAATATAATGTCAATTAATAC harbors:
- a CDS encoding IS256 family transposase, with translation MTQLNFNLDIEILKDSVLNSNLEAVVKSTIVLVLNEYMEKERDDYLQAAAYERSIERIDYRNGYYERELLLSIGRVQLRVPRTREGHFSPSVFEKFSRVDQAFVLSMLEMVVNGISTRKVTNVVQQLCGENVSKSFVSSLTGKLDPIVNEWANRPLNTMYYPYVYADAMYIKVREHNKVISKAVYIATAINENKRREVIGLKIDHVESFEAWQGFFQHLKGRALQSPKLIISDAHEGLKKAIQREFIGTSWQRCTVHFKRNIIERLPKKESKQIIADMRRIFNSISVEEARQYKEQFVDKYEEEAKVQKAIEILEDGFEDAIQFLNQPSRYHRYLASTNSLERLNQEVRRRERVIRIFPNNQSAFRLIGAILMDYENRERSGKKSL
- a CDS encoding ABC transporter ATP-binding protein; amino-acid sequence: MIQCQNLMKIYKIDDDHEVIALQGLDLQVDKGELMGIIGNSGSGKSTLLNMLGGLDRPTAGKLIVGGKDLLRMSDKDLVKYKLETVGFVWQNNARNLIPYLSAVENVELPMLIKGRYKREQAKELLEMVGMGHRFNSKLHSLSGGEQQRVAIAISLANQPSLILADEPTGSVDTKTADIILDVLRNLNRELGVTIVIVTHDSQLTRKMDRVVAIRDGKTSSEILRRSAYANMTLDEESSDEGQDTHVELAVLDSARRIQVPENYLQAIGIVDSNKVRMELEDGKIVIVNPEEEKVKVN
- a CDS encoding ABC transporter permease, producing the protein MAILQLIFRKMLNNRWLTGSLFLGLLITVSLVSSIPTYTSSVMQKMLLKELEDHQTSKNEFPGEFSFSDTFATSIVKQPGEALSRVESIKKDIVTEAGIPVLADVNIVGTTPLKAMYEEEARRAKSLKPGKLMMLTNIEKNVTLTDGKFPVAEPVDGVIEVLVSEQALLERDMVLGTTFILGDDDNQFIIKPVGAFQPAGNEGQYWSLVQNKFSDDFIVHEKWFRNELVANHEGLLGIGRFSTAFDYHKITDEDISRLLGLERKLKSSVSSVKKASILFHFPIKSILISFEHKGDQLSVMLWSLNVPVLIMLAVYLYMISRLIIERQLNEIAVFSSRGASRIQILAIYFIEIAILGLFAFFIGPFLGLLLCKVLGASNGFLEFVQRSALPIKLSAKSFFYAFLAVAVSIIMIMIPVYQASGRSIVNHKQDIARNIGGQKWYTVFIELALLGVSIYGLWTFNRRQKELLAFDGDPADLMIDPILFFIPALFIIGAGLFILRIYPWVLALIYKIGERFWSVSLYSTFLQVSRSSKQYQFLMLFLVMTIGMGVFSASAARTINLNLEEQLLYKNGAEVRVAVKWNSNKPASMPAYMSPSAPSGSGSEEEKTDELDLTEIEQVVYTEPPFDPFTQLEEVAKAAKVFKKNDITLTSNEKSIHYPKLLAIEPKSFGEVAWFKSSLLPHHWYQYLNLLAKEPSGILISANAAKSLGVKEGDYLSMSWGGSDTGEFVIYGIIDYWPAFNPLEKAEDSEQSGALVVANLPYVQNMIGLEPYEVWMKLHPEATRANFYESIKEKKIPVLAMNDVYPSIVELKNSALLLGLNGTMTLGFLISLMISFIGFILYWILTIRSRTLQYGIYRAMGIPMSKLIGILISEQLLTSGFACLLGITVGGITSQLFVPLFKLSLNVQNMMPPFSVVSNASDEIKIYIFVLLMLVLGSAILIGFLRKIKIHQAIKLGED
- a CDS encoding efflux RND transporter periplasmic adaptor subunit, whose product is MHTEKTKLPFKSLSWGSVGAVALMGAIMGGCSFLPKEEPVLAPPLVEPAQMDYDTAEVTNGEIVKRVKGSGVLVPKSQHDLFYTKDGGRLQKVFVVKGDLVEKGDTLAEIETGSLIFDIDQARIELKKAEIRLEQLRAENADKYSIEIGKLDVQSLNNRLYQMNSQLAEAKITAPMNGVVTFVSEIRQGETVPAYESIFQVAETSDFHVEYTAINAADIAEVTGGMEAIVDLKGKDLKGKVIQTPKDVPQDIYQKDPDHYSKTIVVSIDSWPKDVKVGEIAGIEIITAKNADTLIIPKNGLRTTNGRNYVQVMADNTKREVDIEAGIISATEAEVLKGLNEGDIIILK
- a CDS encoding ABC transporter ATP-binding protein, with product MEALVRVDNIVKSFGSGNKKVNVLDGINLTIEPNELVALRGRSGSGKTTLLNLIGALDRPTSGEIYIAGKPIDQYNEKQRSEMRRTQMGFVFQSYGLVPLMTVEENIEFGLRIAGVPRKEWARMIGESIDLVGLTKRAKHRPFELSGGEQQRVAIARAISAKPPIILADEPTAELDSKMAFRIIHAFQELVKSRTTTIIMTTHDPGILEILEHVYTLEDQTIAYRKNEVTV